In one Nicotiana tomentosiformis chromosome 6, ASM39032v3, whole genome shotgun sequence genomic region, the following are encoded:
- the LOC138893711 gene encoding uncharacterized protein has product MKDLRDELDVLVPLSSCDCEESRPSVEHLRSQRLLQFLMRLYESYSNIRSYVLAKRLVVTVNEVYAIVTQEESQRSLGVVDTHREPLAMLAGRGQDFKGKRPGIICEHCGYKGHLKKNCFKIIGYPADFKSKRKNQIGGGKVYTNNVNANNEEGKAVTVQVQGTGQFFIEEQYKQLVKLLSKPSTSECSTNMTSIISLLENACMCDWVIDIGATHHVTYCKDILSSVRRTDDQGRNKVQLPTRNKDLYSVRVIGIGRENNGLYLLMENIIVVATSSL; this is encoded by the exons ATGAAGGATTTACGGGATGAACTTGATGTATTAGTACCCCTGTCCTCATGTGATTGTGAGGAGTCTAGACCGTCAGTTGAACATTTAAGATCACAACGTTTGCTACAGTTTCTTATGCGATTATATGAAAGCTATAGtaatataaggagttatgtgctAGCAAAGAGGCTTGTAGTGACTGTTAATGAAGTGTATGCAATAGTCACTCAGGAAGAGAGTCAAAGGTCCTTAGGTGTGGTTGATACACATAGGGAACCACTTGCCATGCTAGCGGGAAGGGGTCAAGATTTTAAAGGTAAAAGGCCAGGGATTATTTGTGAGCATTGTGGATATAAAGGTCATCTTAAGAAAAACTGTTTTAAAATAATTGGATATCCAGCTGATttcaaaagtaaaagaaaaaatcaGATTGGAGGAGGAAAGGTTTATACAAACAATGTGAATGCAAACAACGAGGAAGGCAAGGCAGTAACTGTGCAAGTGCAAGGGACTGGACAATTCTTCATAGAAGAACAATACAAACAGCTAGTCAAGCTGTTGTCAAAACCATCAACATCAGAGTGTTCCACAAACATGACAAGTATAATTTCCTTGCTAGAAAATGCATGTATGTGTGATTGGGTGATAGACATAGGAGCAACACATCATGTCACATATTGTAAAGACATTCTGAGCAGTGTGAGAAGAACTGATGATCAAGGAAGAAATAAAGTGCAGTTACCTACAAGAAATAAG GATCTTTACAGTGTAAGGGTAATAGGAATTGGTAGAGAAAACAATGGATTGTATCTGCTAATGGAGAACATAATTGTAGTTGCAACAAGTTCTTTATGA